The genomic segment TCGCCGCGATCCCGAAGGCCTCGCGTCGCGAGAGCCAGCAGGCCAATCTCGACGCGCTGAAGATCGCGCTCGACGATGCCGACCGCAAGAAGATCGCCGCGCTGGCGAAGGACAGACGCTGCGTCAATCCAGGCTTCGCGCCGGCGTGGGATTAATCGATCTTCACCCTCTCCCCTTGTGGGAGAGGGTGGCTCGCCGCGAAGCGGCGAGACGGGTGAGGGGTCTCTCTCCGCGCATGAGTCTTTCACTTTCGGACTCGCTGACGCAACCCCTCATCCGGCGCTTCGCGCCACCTTCTCCCACAAGGGGAGAAGGAAAAAAGAACGCAAGAAAATGGCCCCGTGAGGGGCCATTCCTTGTCGCGTTGCGCATTAGTCCCAGTGATGGTGGCGATGGCTGCGCTTGATCACGACGACCTTGTCGCCGCGATGGCGCCAGCCATGATGCCAGCCACGGTCATGGTGCATGCGGTATTCGGCGCGAGCGCCGTACGGGCCGTGATGATGATGACCGCGCTTGATCACCACCGTCTCTGCGCTGGCCAGCGTCGGCACCGCAATCACGATCGCGCCGAGAGCCGCAACCACATAACCAAGCTTCTTCATGCTGTCCTCCTCCAAACGAATGCACATCTAAACCGCAGATTTGCTCGAACGTTCCGGAGAAACGGCGAGAGAATTCTGAACGGATGTTCAGACGAAGGCGTGCTAGTCGCAGCGCTGCTGCGCGGGCGTCTGTGCACCTGTTGCGACGTACTTGCCGTCCCTGATCGTGTACTCGCCGCGCTCGCTGCGATTATAGATCGCGCGCAGGCGGCCGTCCTTCTGCAACAGCAACCCGAACTCGCGCGCCTGACGCAGCAAGGGGAAGTAGACCATCACATTGAGCAGGCCCTCGGCATTGACCGTGGCGGACACGATCTCGTTCTCGTCCATGGCCTCGCCGAAATTGCGCCGGTACATCACCCGGCCGTCTTTCCGGATCTCGTAACTCAGGAGTGCACCCTTGTCGCGGTCTGGCCGGGCAGAGCAATCGACCGCCCAGGAGCCGAGCAGGCCCCATTGCTCCACGGTCACGGCCAGCGTCTCGGCACCGGCCGTGGAGGTGAACGCGACCCACAGCACCGCAGCCGCGATCCAGCGACCCGAACAACGCATCATGTCCTGAGAAACCCCGCCTCGACGAATTCCAAAGTCTAGCATTCCGCGCGCGGTCGTCCACGGCAGTCGTCGATCGCGCGCGAATTTGATCCGCGTCAATGAGGCAGGGCGTTTCGAAGGTAAGATGGCATTTCCCGAAGGCGAACGTGGATAGAGCAATGCTGAATCAAGTCATGGATTTTGCGGGCGAAGTGCTGCCGGGGAGCTGCGCCGTGCCGCCCTATTCGGAGACCGCGTTTCTGGCCGAGCTGGGCGACCGCCTGAGGTCCTCGCGCACCCGCTGCGACCTGTCGCGCCGGGAGCTGGCCCGCCGCTCCGGGATTTCCGAGCGCTACATCGCCCAGATCGAGGCCGGCAAGGGCAACGTCTCCATCGTCCTGTTGCTGCGGCTCGCTTCCGCGATCCACGGCAGTCAGCCACAGGCGGCATGAGGAGACGCTCGACCAGGCCTCAGGCCCGCTTCTCCACATTGGCGCTACGCGCCGGCACGCCGAACTCCTTGCGGCACACTTCGGCCAGCACGGCGACGCCGTCGCGGATCTGCTGGTGCGAGGGGCTGGCAAAGCACAGCCGCAGCCGCGATGCGGAATGGCCCTTGTTGGTCGACCATTCCGGCCCCGGATTGATCGAGACGCCGGCGGCGAGCGCGGCCTGATACAGCTTCAGCGTATCGACCTGGTCGGGGAGCTTGACCCACAGGAAGATGCCGCCCTTGGGCGCCTCGAATTCGGCGGCGGTCCCGAACTGCTCGTTCAGGGCTTCCATCAGCGTGTCGAGCTTGCTGCGCAGTGCCTTGGTCAGGGCCGGCACGTGGGTGGAAAAATGCGGCTTGCAATAGCTGGCGAGCACCATCTGCTCCAGCGCACCGGAGCCCGCATCCGTCTTCAGCGCCAGCATCCGCGACATCACCTCCCAGGGCGCCACGACGAAGCCGACGCGCAGCGCCGGCGCGATCGATTTCGAGAACGAGCCGATATGGATCACGCCGCCGTTCGGGCTCATCGCGTAGATGGCCGGCGGCCGCTGCCCCGACCAGACGAGGTCGGCATAGCAATCGTCCTCGAAGATGGGCACGCCATATACGGTCGCGAGCCGCACCAGCTCGGTGCGGCGGCTCTCGGGCATGATGCTGCCGGTCGGGTTCTGCACCGTCGGAATGGTGTAGATGTATTTCGGCCGGATGCCGCGGCGCTTCAGGTCGGCCAGCGTGGAGGCCAGCAGGTCCATGCGCATGCCGTCCTTGTCGAGGGGAATGCCGACGACGTTGACGCCGAGCCGCGCCAGTCGTGTCAGCGAGCCTTGATAGCTCTCCTGCTCGAAAATCACGGTGTCGCCGCGCGTCAGCAGGGTGGCGTTGACGAGGTCGAGGGCCTGGAGCGAGCCGGAGACGATCAGGAGATCTTCGACCGTGCAGCTGATTCCGGCATCGCGCCTGAGTTTCGCCACCAGGAATTCGCGCAAGGGGAGGTAGCCCTGCGGCCCATGCGCCAGCCCGTAGGTGGCGAGCGAGCGGCCCTCGTGCCGCAGCACCGTGTTGGCCGCTTCGATCAGCTCGTCGAGCGGCACCTGTTCGGAATCGTTGTTGCCGCCGACGAAGCTGTATTTGGCAAGGCCCGTCCAGCGCGCAGAAGGGGCCGGCAGCCCTGCTGGAAACAGGGGCGCGAAATCGAAGCTGGACGTCATGGGAGCGTTCCTCGTTTTGTTCTTGTTGAGCGTCGGCTTTGCGCCGGCCGCCTTACTTCTTGCCGGCCGTCCTGGTCGGACGGCCTCACTTCTTTGTGGCCGTCCTGGTCGGACGGCCTTGGCTGATGAAAGCGTAATGCGCGTTGGCGATGCCGCCAACCATCAAGGCTTCGACCACCGGCTCGGCGATCTCGCCCGTGGCGGCCCAGTCGACCAGGAAATTGGCACCGGTCCCGCCGCGCACGTCGTCGGTCGGAATGAAGATCGAGACGGTGGCGAGCGGCCTCAACGCCACCGGCGTCTTCAGATAGCTCTCGACCTGCTTGCCTGCGGTGTCGAAATAGGCGATGCGTTTGATGACCAGCGGCTGGGTCTCGGAGGCGTTGTGAACGCTCAGCGTCACCGAGAAGTCGACACGCAGCTTGCCCTGGCTCATCGCGACGCTGGAATAGGCGGGCACGTAGAAACCGCCGGAAACGGCGAGGTCTTCCTTCGGCAGTGGGGTGAACGATTCGACAAAGTTTTGTTCGATATTGACCTTGGATTGCGCGGCGGCGGGCACGGCAAAGGCGAGGGGACTGAGCAGCATGGCTGCGATGAGCCCATTCCGCATGTGACGAATTGCTCGCTTGCCGCACCGCAACCCGTCTCTAGGGTGCGGCAAAACGGACCAATTTGGCATGCACGAGCTCATTCGCGACATCACTCTCTCTATCCTGTTTGCCTGGATGCTGGGCCTGCTCGCCCATTTCGCCCGGCAACCGCTGATCCTGGCCTACCTTATCGCCGGCTTCTGCATAGGTCCATTCGGCGCCGGCTGGGTCCATTCGCAGGAATCGATCAGCGTCATCTCCGAGCTTGGCCTGATCTTCATGCTGTTCATGATCGGGCTCGAGATCGACCTGAAGAAGATCGTGCGGGCAGGGCGGGTGATTCTGTTCGCAGCGGGCAGCCAGCTGCTCGGCGGCTGCCTGCTCGGGGTTCTATTCTTCGTCGGCATCGGCCTGTCGCTCGGCGGCGGGCATTTCGATGCGGTCTATCTCTGCGTCGCCTGCGCGCTCTCCAGCACCGTGATCATCGTCAAGGTGCTCTACGAGAAGCGCGAGCTCGACACGCTGCCGGGCCGCATCACCCTCGGCGTGCTGGTGCTCCAGGACATCTTCGCCATCCTGTTCCTGGCGGTGCAGCCGAGTCTCGCCAATCTGCAGGTCAGCGTCATCCTGCTCTCGATCGGCCGCGTCGCGGTGCTGGTCGCCGCCGCGCTACTGGTCAGCCGTTACGTGCTGCCGCGCCTGTTCCACCAGATCGCCAGGCGGCCCGAGCTGATCCTGCTCGGCGCGCTGGCCTGGTGCTTTCTCGTCGCCGAGACCGCCGAGCGGCTGTCGCTGTCGCGCGAGATGGGCGCGCTGATCGCCGGCGTCTCGCTCTCGACCTTCCCTTACGCGCTCGACGTCACCGCCAAGGTCACCACGCTGCGGGACTTCTTCATCACGCTGTTCTTCGTCGCGCTCGGCATGACCATTCCCGTGCCGGGCCTCTCGGTGATCGGTCTTGCCTTGATGATCGCGGCGTTCACGGTGGCAAGCCGCCTCGTCACGACGTTCACGCCGCTCTACCTGATGAAGCAGGGCCTGCGCGCCAGCCTGTTGCCGGCGCTCAACCTCGCGCAGATCTCCGAATTCTCGCTGGTGGTGATCCAGACCGGCGTCACCGACCGCCATATCGCGGCCGAGACGGCGAATGCGGCCTCCTTCGCTTTCGTGGTCCTGGCGGTGCTCTCGACCTTCGTGATGACCCGCAGCGACGAGATCACCCGCTGGGCGATCGGCCCGTTGAAGCGGATCGGCCTGCGCGATCTCGACCATGGCAACGGCCATGCCGAGGAGGGCCACGAGGGCGGCCATGGCGAAGCCCGCCGCATCGTGATCCTCGGCTTTTTCCGTGCGGCGAGCGCGCTTCTCGCCGAGATCGAGCGGCAGGCACCGGTGCTGCTCGACCAGATCACCGTGATCGACTTCAACCCCAATGTGTACAAGACCCTGCTTTCGCGCGGCCTGCATGTGATCTACGGCGACATCAGTAGCGCTGACACGCTGCTCCATGCCGGCGTCGGCAAGTCCGAGATGATCATCCTCAGCGTGCCGGATTCGCTATTGAAGGGCGCCACCAACGAGAAGCTGGTCCGCCACGTCCGCGCGCTCAATCCGACCGCCCTGATCGTCGCCACGGCCGACCTATTGGCCGACGTCGACGCGCTCTACGAGGCCGGCGCCAGCTACGTCACCGTGACCCGGCTCAGCGATGCACATGAGCTGTTTACCGTGATCGAAGCCGCCCAGGCCGGCCTGCTCGCGGACAAGCGCGCCGAGCTCGATCAGCGCCTCGGCGAGCGCCGCGAGGTGCTGCCCTGACGGCGTCGGGTCGTCTTCCTTGCCGCCTTCCTTGCGGGCAATCCGCGCCTATATCGCTGGTATGCCCGGTGCAAGCCTGAAACCCATCGGCAGGCCCGCCCTCAGGCATATGTGGTTGCGCTGGGGAGACTAGCGCCCCGACCCAAGTCCGGCTAAGCCTCCCGGCCATAACCGATAGAGATTGGGAAATGCCCGATAGCGTTCAGGAAGTCTTGCAGGCCTTTGCCCGGGGTGAGCTCGTGGTCGTCACCGACGACGAGGACCGCGAGGGCGAGGGCGATCTGATCGTCGCCGCCTCGCTCTGCACCGCCGAGAAGATGGCCTTCATCATCCGCCATACCTCCGGCATCGTCTGCGCGCCGGTGACGACCGAGGATGCGCGCCGGCTGCGGCTCGATCCGATGGTCGCCCACAACGATTCCGCGCACACCACCGCGTTCACGGTCTCGATCGACTACAAGGCCGACGGCGGCACCGGCATCTCCGCCGATGAGCGCGCCTCGTGCTGCCGTGCGCTCGCCAATCCTAATGTCGGCGCCAACGATTTCGCCCGGCCCGGCCACATCTTCCCGCTGATCGCCAAGGACGGCGGCGTGCTGCTGCGCTCCGGCCACACCGAGGCCGCCGTCGACCTCTGCAAGCTTTCCGGCCTGCCGCCGGTCGGCGTCATCAGCGAGCTCATGAACGACGACGGCAGCGTGATGAAGGGGGAGCAGGTCGCGCAGTTTGCGGTCAGGCACAAGCTCAAGCACGTCACCATCGCGGACATGATCGCCTACCGCCAGGCGCGCGAGAAGCTGATTGAGCGGGTCTCGACCTTCGTCACCGACAGCCCGATCGGCCCCCTGCAGGGCTACGCCTACCGCTCGCCGTTCGATTCCATCGCCCACGTCGCCTTCGTCTACAACGGCGTCGGCGACGGCAAGAACGTGCTGACGCGCTTCCACAAGCCGAACATCGTCAAGGACACCTTCACCGGCCACAAGCGCATGGCCGCCGTGCTCGAGCATTTCAAGACGGCCGGCCGTGGCGTGCTGGTCTATTTGCGCGACGGCGCGGCCGGCGTGCCCGTTTCGCCGCTGCCGGACGAGACGTCGACGGAGGCCGACCGCAACCGCCAGTGGCGCGAGGTCGGCGTCGGCGCGCAGATCTTGCGCGACCTCGGCGTCACCTCGATCCGGCATCTCACCTCGTCGGTGCACGACTACAAGGGTCTGTCGGGCTTCGGCATCGAGATCGTCGCCAACGAGCAGCTCGAAATCTGACCGCATCGTTTCCGGTTTGCGCCGTTGCGCGACCCGGAATGACCGAAACCAGGATGCAATTGCACTTGTTGCCGCGGCGCTTTAATTTGTCGGGCAACATTTAGACGGAACCAGACGCGAAAGGACGTTTCATGAGCGTGCGCCCTCAGGCCAAGGACAAGCCGGCTGCGGCTTCTTTCCAGTGGGACGATCCGTTCCTGCTCGACGAGCAGCTCACCGAAGACGAGCGCATGGTGCGCGACACCGCCCGCGCCTATGCCCAGGACAAGCTGTTGCCGCGCGTCTCCAAGGCCTATCTCGAGGAGAAGACCGATCGCGAGATCTTCAACGAGATGGGCGAGCTCGGCCTGATCGGCATCACGCTGCCCGAGGAATATGGCTGCGCCAATGCGAGCTACGTCGCCTATGGCCTCGTCGCGCGCGAGATCGAGCGGGTCGATTCCGGCTATCGCTCGATGAACTCGGTGCAGTCCTCGCTGGTGATGTACCCGATCTACGCCTATGGCGACGAGAACCAGCGCAAGAAGTACCTGCCCAAGCTCGCCAGCGGCGAGTGGGTCGGCTGCTTCGGCCTGACCGAGCCCGATGCCGGCTCCGATCCGGCCGGCATGAAGACCCGCGCCGAGAAGGTGTCGGACGGCTATCGCCTCACCGGCAGCAAGATGTGGATCTCGAACGCGCCGATCGCCGACGTCTTCGTGGTCTGGGCCAAGTCGGCCGCGCACGACAACCAGATCCGCGGCTTCGTGCTGGAGAAGGGCATGAAGGGCCTGTCCGCGCCGAAGATCGGCGGCAAGCTCTCGCTTCGCGCCTCCATCACCGGCGAGGTGGTGATGGACGGCGTCGTGGTCCCCGAGGACGCCTTGCTGCCCAACGTCTCCGGGCTCAAGGGCCCGTTCGGCTGCCTCAACCGCGCCCGCTACGGCATCTCCTGGGGTGCGCTGGGCGCCGCCGAGGACTGCATGCATCGCGCCCGTCAATACACGCTCGACCGCAAGCAGTTCGGCAAGCCGCTCGCCGCGACCCAGCTGGTGCAGAAGAAGCTCGCGGACATGGAGACCGAGATCGCGCTCGGGCTTCAGGGCTCGCTTCGCGTCGGCCGTCTGATGGACGAGGGCAAGTTCGCGCCCGAGATGATCTCGATCATGAAGCGCAATAATTGCGGCAAGGCCCTCGACATCGCCCGCACCGCCCGCGACATGCACGGCGGCAACGGCATCTCGATCGAATATCACGTGATGCGCCACGTCCATAACCTCGAGACGGTCAACACCTACGAGGGCACCCACGACGTCCACGCCCTGATCCTGGGCCGCGCGATCACGGGCATTCAGGCGTTTTTCTAGTCATTGTGTTTTCCGCCGCGGCTAGTTGCTCCACTGTCATCGCCCGCCTTGTGCGCAGTTGCGCACTGGGGCGGGCGATCCAGTATCCCAGAGACTTCGCTTTTGTCACTGGCGCCGCGGCGTACTGGATACCCCGCCTTCGCGGGGTATGACGGCAGAGAGTGTGGCGACAGGAAGTCCCATGTCCGACAATGACGACGTCCCGTTCAACCGCAACTTTCCGCTGAAGCCCGGCTTCGTCGAGGAGGTCCGCCCCGGCGTGCGGCGCGTGCTCTGCAACAATCCGAGCCCGTTCACCTTCACGGGGACGGTCAGCTACATCGTCGGCAAGGGCAATGTCGCGATCATCGATCCCGGTCCTGACGATGCGGCGCATGCGGCGGCGCTGCTCGATGCGGTGCGCGGCGAGACGGTGACGCACATCTTCGTCACCCACACCCATCGCGATCATTCGCCGAACACCGCGCGCATCAAGCAGGCGACAGCTGCGCCGGTCTATGCCGAGGGCCCGCATCGCGCCTCGCGGCCGCGCTTCGAGAGCGAGAAGCACAATCCGGAATCCGGTGCCGACCGCGATTTTGCCCCGGACGTCAGCCTCGCACACGGCGACGTCGTGGAAGGTGACGGCTGGCGGCTCGAGGCCGTCGCGACGCCCGGCCACACGGCCAATCATCTGGCATTCGCCTGGCCCGAGCGAAAATTCAATTTCGTGGGTGACCACGTCATGGGCTGGTCGACCTCGATCGTGGCGCCGCCGGACGGCTCGATGATCGACTACATGGACTCGCTCGACCGGCTCGCGGCCCGCGAGGAGGATCTCTATTTCTCGGGCCACGGCCCCGAGATTCCCGACGGCCAGCGCTTCGTGCGCTTCCTGATCCGTCACCGCAAGGCGCGCGAGGCCTCGATTCTGCATCGCCTCGCCAAGGGCGAGACCGACATCCCGACCATGGTCCGCGCGATCTATATCGGTATCGATCCGCGCCTGACGACGGCGGCGGGCTATTCCGTTCTGGCGCACCTGGAAGACCTGGTCGCGCGCGGCGTGGTGGCGACGGATGGCGATCCCGTGATCGGCGGGACCTATCGGATGGCCTGAGGGCGAATAGCAAATGGGGAGTAGCGGTTGGGCGGCTCCATTCGCTATTCGCTACTCCCCATTCGCCAATTTCACTTCTTCACCGTCTTCGCCGGCGCCTTGGGCGGTGCGACCGGGGTTTTCTTCACCGGCTTGAGCGCGTCGGCATCGGCGGCGGTGTTGAGGTCGTCGATGAATTTCTTGACGCGCGCGGCGTTGCTGCCGAGGTCGCTGTCGAAATTGCGCGACGCAGAGCGGATGTCGACGCGGGAATCATCGCCATCCGGCACGACCCTGATCGAAACGTCCTCGCGGAAACCCATGATCGGCGTGCGCGCGACCGCCTCGATGCGGCCGATGCGGCGTGGCGGCTGCGGTGCGCGCTCGTCGATCACGATCCATTTGCGCTTGTGGACGAGCTGGAGCGCGATTGCATAGGCGCGGTCGACCGGGATCTCGAGCTCGACGGGCTCGATGTCGGGATAGAAATGGCGCTGCTGCTCCGCCGAATAGAGACCGGCATAGACCGCGGTGTTGGTGCCCTCGCCGGTGCGCAGGCGCGCCAGCGCGTCGAAGCGCGGCGGATCGATCGGGTCGGTGGTGATGTCGTAGATCGACGGCAGCTTGCGATATTGAAAGGCCAGATAGGCGGGGTAGGCCAGGATCGCCCCGTCGATCAGGAAGGCGAGCAGGATGCGGGCCATGCCGCGCGAGCCGTTCTGCCAGATCGCGGCAAAGCCGGCGAGCCCGAACAGGATCGAGAGGCCGGCGATCGCGATGCCGCCGATGAACGTCGCAAGCGCCGGCTTCGGCTCCAGGAAATCGAAGCGGACGACGATGATCGACACCACCACCGCCACCACCGCGAACACGGCCAGATTGCGCGCCCAGCTCGCGAGGCTGGACACGGGCTCCGACTGGTAGGGAGCGGAAAACCTGCGGGCCATCGGGTGAAGCTCTGCCGGATGTTGGGCGCGATGCCGGCCGATCTGGCGCGACGATAGGACCGTTGAGACCACGGCGCGGGGGCAAATTCAAGGGTCGATCACCCTCCCCTGGAGGGGGAGGGTCGATCGCGCGCAGCGCGAGCGGGGTGGGGTGATCTCTCCGCACGGGCACCGCTATTGGGGAGAGACTGTCACCCCACCCCGGCTCACATCGCTGACGCGCTGCGAGCCGACCCTCCCCCTCCAGGGGAGGGTGGCACCAACGATTACGCCGCAGCGTTCGGGAAGCGGTAATCCTTGAACTGGTCGCGCAGCGCCGTCTTCAGGATCTTGCCGGTGGCGGTGTGTGGAATGCCGTCGACGAAAGCGACGTCGTCGGGCATCCACCATTTGGCGATTTTGCCGTCCATGAACTTGAGGATGTCCTCGCGCGTGGCCTGCTGGCCCTGCTTGAGCTGCACGATCAGGAGCGGCCGCTCGTCCCACTTCGGGTGGAACACGCCGATCACGGCGGCTTCCGCCACGGCGGGGTGGCCGACCGCGAGGTTTTCGAGGTCGATCGAGGAGATCCACTCGCCGCCGGACTTGATCACGTCCTTGGAGCGGTCGGTGATCCGCATATAGCCGTCCTCGTCGATGGTCGAGACGTCGCCGGTGTCGAAGAAGCCGTCCTCGTCGAGGATGTTGCTGTCGACGCGGTAATAGGCCTTGGCGACGGCGGGCCCGGAGACCTTGAGGCGGCCGAACGTCTTGCCGTCCCAGGGCAGCTCCTTGCCGGCATCGTCGGTGATCTTCATCTGCACGGCGAAGGGCGCATAGCCCTGCATCTGCAGCACGTCGAGCCTGGCATCGCCGGTGGCATTCTGGAACGGCGGCTTCAGGGCCGCGACGCTGCCGATCGGGCTCATCTCGGTCATGCCCCAGGCATGGCGGACGTTCGAGCCCATGTCGAGGAAGGCCTTGATCATCGAACGCGGCATCGCCGAGCCGCCGCAGATCACCATCTTCAGATCCGGCAGCTTGAGATTGTTGGCGGTCATGTGCTGGAGCAGCATCAGCCACACCGTCGGCACGCCGGCGGTGTGCGTCACCTTCTCGGTCGAGAGCAGCTCATAGACCGAGGCGCCGTCGAGCTTGGCGCCCGGCATCACCAGCTTGGTGCCTTGCGAGGGGGCGGAGAAGGCGATGCCCCAGCTGTTGGCATGGAACAGCGGAACGACCGGCAGCATTGTCTCGGACGCACTGGTGCCGAGCGCGTCGACGTTGTTGGCCATCAGCGCGTGCAACACGTTGGAGCGATGCGAATACAGCACACCCTTGGGATCGCCGGTCGTGCCGGAGGTGTAGCACATCGCCGCCGCCGTGTTCTCGTCAAAGTCCTTCCATTTGAATTTGCCGTCGGCCTGCGCAATCCAGTCCTCGTAGGCCACCGCGTTCTTCAGCGTGGTCTCCGGCATGTGCGCCTTGTCGGTGAGCACGATGTAGCGCTCCACGCTTGGCAGCTTGTCCGCGATCTTCTCCAGGATCGGAACGAAGGTGAGATCGGTCATCACGATGCGATCCTGCGCATGATTGATGATCCAGGCGATCTGTTCGGGGAAAAGGCGGGGATTGACGGTATGGCAGATGGCGCCGATCCCCATGATGCCGTACCAGACCTCGAGATGGCGCCATGTGTTCCAGGCGATCGTTGCGACACGGTCGCCGAGCTTGATGTCGTCGCGCTCCAGCATCTGCGAGACCTTGAGCGCGCGCTGGTGGATCTCGGCGTAGGTGGTGCGATGGATCGGACCCTCGACCGAGCGTGTGACCACCTCCTGCTTGCCATGAATCCTGGCGGCGTGTTCGATGATTCGGTGGCAGA from the Bradyrhizobium sp. WBAH42 genome contains:
- a CDS encoding helix-turn-helix domain-containing protein, whose amino-acid sequence is MLNQVMDFAGEVLPGSCAVPPYSETAFLAELGDRLRSSRTRCDLSRRELARRSGISERYIAQIEAGKGNVSIVLLLRLASAIHGSQPQAA
- a CDS encoding PLP-dependent aminotransferase family protein, whose product is MTSSFDFAPLFPAGLPAPSARWTGLAKYSFVGGNNDSEQVPLDELIEAANTVLRHEGRSLATYGLAHGPQGYLPLREFLVAKLRRDAGISCTVEDLLIVSGSLQALDLVNATLLTRGDTVIFEQESYQGSLTRLARLGVNVVGIPLDKDGMRMDLLASTLADLKRRGIRPKYIYTIPTVQNPTGSIMPESRRTELVRLATVYGVPIFEDDCYADLVWSGQRPPAIYAMSPNGGVIHIGSFSKSIAPALRVGFVVAPWEVMSRMLALKTDAGSGALEQMVLASYCKPHFSTHVPALTKALRSKLDTLMEALNEQFGTAAEFEAPKGGIFLWVKLPDQVDTLKLYQAALAAGVSINPGPEWSTNKGHSASRLRLCFASPSHQQIRDGVAVLAEVCRKEFGVPARSANVEKRA
- a CDS encoding DUF3124 domain-containing protein; the protein is MRNGLIAAMLLSPLAFAVPAAAQSKVNIEQNFVESFTPLPKEDLAVSGGFYVPAYSSVAMSQGKLRVDFSVTLSVHNASETQPLVIKRIAYFDTAGKQVESYLKTPVALRPLATVSIFIPTDDVRGGTGANFLVDWAATGEIAEPVVEALMVGGIANAHYAFISQGRPTRTATKK
- a CDS encoding cation:proton antiporter → MHELIRDITLSILFAWMLGLLAHFARQPLILAYLIAGFCIGPFGAGWVHSQESISVISELGLIFMLFMIGLEIDLKKIVRAGRVILFAAGSQLLGGCLLGVLFFVGIGLSLGGGHFDAVYLCVACALSSTVIIVKVLYEKRELDTLPGRITLGVLVLQDIFAILFLAVQPSLANLQVSVILLSIGRVAVLVAAALLVSRYVLPRLFHQIARRPELILLGALAWCFLVAETAERLSLSREMGALIAGVSLSTFPYALDVTAKVTTLRDFFITLFFVALGMTIPVPGLSVIGLALMIAAFTVASRLVTTFTPLYLMKQGLRASLLPALNLAQISEFSLVVIQTGVTDRHIAAETANAASFAFVVLAVLSTFVMTRSDEITRWAIGPLKRIGLRDLDHGNGHAEEGHEGGHGEARRIVILGFFRAASALLAEIERQAPVLLDQITVIDFNPNVYKTLLSRGLHVIYGDISSADTLLHAGVGKSEMIILSVPDSLLKGATNEKLVRHVRALNPTALIVATADLLADVDALYEAGASYVTVTRLSDAHELFTVIEAAQAGLLADKRAELDQRLGERREVLP
- the ribB gene encoding 3,4-dihydroxy-2-butanone-4-phosphate synthase; the protein is MPDSVQEVLQAFARGELVVVTDDEDREGEGDLIVAASLCTAEKMAFIIRHTSGIVCAPVTTEDARRLRLDPMVAHNDSAHTTAFTVSIDYKADGGTGISADERASCCRALANPNVGANDFARPGHIFPLIAKDGGVLLRSGHTEAAVDLCKLSGLPPVGVISELMNDDGSVMKGEQVAQFAVRHKLKHVTIADMIAYRQAREKLIERVSTFVTDSPIGPLQGYAYRSPFDSIAHVAFVYNGVGDGKNVLTRFHKPNIVKDTFTGHKRMAAVLEHFKTAGRGVLVYLRDGAAGVPVSPLPDETSTEADRNRQWREVGVGAQILRDLGVTSIRHLTSSVHDYKGLSGFGIEIVANEQLEI
- a CDS encoding acyl-CoA dehydrogenase, whose protein sequence is MSVRPQAKDKPAAASFQWDDPFLLDEQLTEDERMVRDTARAYAQDKLLPRVSKAYLEEKTDREIFNEMGELGLIGITLPEEYGCANASYVAYGLVAREIERVDSGYRSMNSVQSSLVMYPIYAYGDENQRKKYLPKLASGEWVGCFGLTEPDAGSDPAGMKTRAEKVSDGYRLTGSKMWISNAPIADVFVVWAKSAAHDNQIRGFVLEKGMKGLSAPKIGGKLSLRASITGEVVMDGVVVPEDALLPNVSGLKGPFGCLNRARYGISWGALGAAEDCMHRARQYTLDRKQFGKPLAATQLVQKKLADMETEIALGLQGSLRVGRLMDEGKFAPEMISIMKRNNCGKALDIARTARDMHGGNGISIEYHVMRHVHNLETVNTYEGTHDVHALILGRAITGIQAFF
- a CDS encoding MBL fold metallo-hydrolase is translated as MSDNDDVPFNRNFPLKPGFVEEVRPGVRRVLCNNPSPFTFTGTVSYIVGKGNVAIIDPGPDDAAHAAALLDAVRGETVTHIFVTHTHRDHSPNTARIKQATAAPVYAEGPHRASRPRFESEKHNPESGADRDFAPDVSLAHGDVVEGDGWRLEAVATPGHTANHLAFAWPERKFNFVGDHVMGWSTSIVAPPDGSMIDYMDSLDRLAAREEDLYFSGHGPEIPDGQRFVRFLIRHRKAREASILHRLAKGETDIPTMVRAIYIGIDPRLTTAAGYSVLAHLEDLVARGVVATDGDPVIGGTYRMA
- a CDS encoding DUF1499 domain-containing protein is translated as MARRFSAPYQSEPVSSLASWARNLAVFAVVAVVVSIIVVRFDFLEPKPALATFIGGIAIAGLSILFGLAGFAAIWQNGSRGMARILLAFLIDGAILAYPAYLAFQYRKLPSIYDITTDPIDPPRFDALARLRTGEGTNTAVYAGLYSAEQQRHFYPDIEPVELEIPVDRAYAIALQLVHKRKWIVIDERAPQPPRRIGRIEAVARTPIMGFREDVSIRVVPDGDDSRVDIRSASRNFDSDLGSNAARVKKFIDDLNTAADADALKPVKKTPVAPPKAPAKTVKK
- a CDS encoding fatty-acid--CoA ligase; translation: MLGLMQDWPLLCHRIIEHAARIHGKQEVVTRSVEGPIHRTTYAEIHQRALKVSQMLERDDIKLGDRVATIAWNTWRHLEVWYGIMGIGAICHTVNPRLFPEQIAWIINHAQDRIVMTDLTFVPILEKIADKLPSVERYIVLTDKAHMPETTLKNAVAYEDWIAQADGKFKWKDFDENTAAAMCYTSGTTGDPKGVLYSHRSNVLHALMANNVDALGTSASETMLPVVPLFHANSWGIAFSAPSQGTKLVMPGAKLDGASVYELLSTEKVTHTAGVPTVWLMLLQHMTANNLKLPDLKMVICGGSAMPRSMIKAFLDMGSNVRHAWGMTEMSPIGSVAALKPPFQNATGDARLDVLQMQGYAPFAVQMKITDDAGKELPWDGKTFGRLKVSGPAVAKAYYRVDSNILDEDGFFDTGDVSTIDEDGYMRITDRSKDVIKSGGEWISSIDLENLAVGHPAVAEAAVIGVFHPKWDERPLLIVQLKQGQQATREDILKFMDGKIAKWWMPDDVAFVDGIPHTATGKILKTALRDQFKDYRFPNAAA